Proteins encoded in a region of the Nocardia asteroides genome:
- a CDS encoding TetR/AcrR family transcriptional regulator — protein MSGTETSGSGDIARTLDLLWGASPRPSRGPKPGLSLDRIVDAAIAVADDEGLAAVTMRRVATELGTGTMSLYRYLPGKAELLDLMLDRVQRPRDDLGEHIGGWRGALETLAYESLAMYRRHPWLIGVNNSRPVLGPGAVEGMEKVLGAIRQMGLPDRELVSVVIMISGYVLGAARTQLYEQEAERDSGMTDAEFWQAQSPMLEKAMASGRYPVMAGLSDDAFGPDFDHFGFGLQRILDGLEHYVAHRDSATQPAP, from the coding sequence ATGAGCGGCACCGAGACCAGCGGCAGCGGCGACATCGCCCGCACCCTAGACCTGCTGTGGGGCGCGAGCCCCCGGCCGAGCCGCGGCCCGAAACCCGGCCTGTCGCTGGACCGGATCGTCGACGCCGCGATCGCGGTAGCCGACGACGAGGGCCTCGCCGCGGTCACCATGCGCCGGGTCGCGACCGAACTCGGCACCGGCACCATGTCGCTGTATCGATACCTGCCCGGCAAGGCCGAACTATTGGACCTGATGCTCGACCGGGTGCAACGCCCCCGCGACGATCTCGGCGAACACATCGGCGGATGGCGCGGCGCGCTGGAAACCCTCGCCTACGAGTCGCTCGCCATGTACCGGCGGCACCCGTGGCTGATCGGAGTGAACAACTCACGCCCGGTCCTTGGCCCCGGCGCGGTCGAGGGCATGGAAAAGGTGCTCGGCGCGATCCGGCAGATGGGATTGCCGGACCGCGAACTCGTCTCGGTGGTGATCATGATCTCCGGCTACGTTCTCGGCGCGGCCCGCACGCAACTGTACGAGCAAGAGGCCGAACGCGATTCGGGCATGACCGACGCGGAATTCTGGCAGGCGCAGAGTCCCATGCTGGAGAAGGCGATGGCCAGCGGCCGCTATCCGGTCATGGCCGGGCTCTCGGACGACGCGTTCGGCCCGGACTTCGACCACTTCGGTTTCGGGCTACAGCGCATCCTCGACGGCTTGGAACACTATGTGGCTCATCGCGACAGCGCTACGCAGCCCGCACCGTGA
- a CDS encoding thioesterase family protein, which yields MKQLTTRTLAEEFALSGTAADGWQARVGRSWRGWTGPHGGVIAALLIEVARAAAAEPLPVRALDLRFLGRPTEGVLAFRATEHAVGRSTVALEVRAEQDGTPIAAAAITLGRTVETGIEGYTGTPAPPVPDPESCAPFALPPEIVPVGAHFDIRPAAGPLPLSGADERMMCAWIALVPDVPADAAALAILADALPPAVFPTLRAPVAIPTVTLSMHLHAEPTGSLPVLVRTVNASTGGGWSVDDTSIWDRGGVLLASARQTRRVLG from the coding sequence ATGAAGCAACTCACTACGCGGACTCTCGCCGAGGAGTTCGCGCTTTCCGGGACCGCTGCCGACGGGTGGCAGGCGCGGGTCGGCCGGTCCTGGCGCGGTTGGACCGGGCCGCACGGCGGCGTGATCGCGGCCCTGCTGATCGAGGTGGCACGTGCGGCGGCCGCCGAACCCCTTCCGGTGCGCGCCCTGGATCTCCGTTTCCTGGGCCGCCCCACAGAAGGTGTGCTGGCCTTCCGCGCGACCGAGCACGCAGTCGGCCGCAGCACCGTCGCGCTCGAGGTACGCGCCGAGCAGGACGGCACCCCGATCGCCGCGGCGGCGATCACGCTGGGCCGCACTGTGGAGACGGGCATCGAGGGTTATACGGGCACGCCCGCACCGCCGGTGCCCGATCCCGAATCTTGTGCGCCGTTCGCCCTCCCACCCGAAATCGTGCCGGTGGGAGCCCACTTCGACATCCGCCCCGCCGCCGGACCGCTGCCGCTGAGCGGTGCGGACGAACGGATGATGTGCGCCTGGATCGCACTCGTCCCCGACGTGCCCGCGGACGCGGCGGCGCTGGCCATCCTCGCCGACGCGTTGCCGCCCGCCGTCTTTCCCACCTTGCGCGCACCCGTCGCGATCCCCACCGTGACGCTGTCGATGCATCTGCACGCCGAACCCACCGGCAGCCTGCCGGTACTGGTACGCACGGTGAACGCGTCGACCGGCGGCGGCTGGTCGGTGGACGACACCTCGATCTGGGACCGCGGCGGCGTGCTGCTCGCCTCGGCACGCCAGACCCGCCGCGTGCTCGGCTGA
- a CDS encoding ABC transporter permease, whose product MGTTDLTPSRSRSRAYWAISDCWNVVRRGLTHYQRQPINIAWQLGFPILSVLLYGYVFGSAMSVPGGGDYRSFLMPGMFAMTMAFGFVNTATVVVYDVTNGVIDRFRSMPMASSAVVSGRGVTDLIVACAELTILMSTALLIGWRPDGGVLRGVAAFGLLLLLRFALIWVGVWLGLLVPNPEAAGGLFAVAFPLTMISSIFVAPQLMPDWLGVIAAWNPISSTVAATRELFGTPVGSGDSWVEQHSLLMAVVWPLIITAIFLPLAVRRFQRLSR is encoded by the coding sequence ATGGGCACCACGGACCTCACCCCGAGCCGCTCGCGTTCTCGCGCGTACTGGGCGATCTCCGACTGCTGGAATGTGGTGCGCCGCGGCCTGACCCATTATCAGCGCCAGCCGATCAACATCGCCTGGCAACTCGGCTTCCCGATTCTGTCGGTCCTGCTCTACGGCTACGTGTTCGGCAGCGCGATGAGCGTGCCCGGCGGCGGTGACTATCGCAGCTTCCTGATGCCGGGCATGTTCGCGATGACGATGGCGTTCGGCTTCGTCAACACCGCGACGGTGGTCGTCTACGACGTGACCAACGGCGTGATCGATCGTTTCCGCTCGATGCCGATGGCCTCCTCGGCGGTGGTGTCCGGTCGGGGGGTGACCGATCTGATCGTGGCGTGCGCCGAGTTGACCATCCTGATGTCGACCGCCCTGCTCATCGGCTGGCGGCCCGACGGCGGCGTACTGCGCGGCGTCGCGGCGTTCGGTTTGCTGCTGTTGCTGCGGTTCGCGTTGATCTGGGTGGGTGTATGGCTCGGGTTGCTGGTGCCGAACCCGGAGGCCGCGGGCGGATTGTTCGCGGTCGCCTTCCCGCTCACCATGATCTCCAGCATCTTCGTCGCGCCTCAGTTGATGCCGGACTGGCTGGGCGTCATCGCGGCCTGGAATCCGATTTCCTCCACGGTGGCGGCGACTCGCGAGCTGTTCGGTACGCCGGTCGGCAGCGGCGATTCCTGGGTGGAACAGCACTCCTTGCTGATGGCAGTGGTGTGGCCGCTGATCATCACCGCGATCTTCCTGCCGCTCGCGGTGCGGCGATTCCAGCGCCTGAGCCGCTGA
- a CDS encoding helix-turn-helix transcriptional regulator, with protein sequence MRRTSFGDMNCSLAQCLEVVGEWWTLLIVRDALFGVTRFDDFRARLGIARNVLTQRLEHLVEHGVLTREPYQDNPVRYDYRLTAKGRSLWLVVTAMRQWGDEWAAPDGPPVQTRHAMCGNLATVEPVCSECGERIAPRDLRSVLGPGAKDPSLLPSG encoded by the coding sequence ATGCGCAGGACGAGCTTCGGGGACATGAACTGCTCGCTGGCCCAGTGCCTCGAGGTGGTCGGGGAGTGGTGGACGCTGCTGATCGTGCGTGACGCCCTGTTCGGGGTGACGCGCTTCGACGACTTCCGCGCCCGCCTCGGTATCGCCCGCAATGTGCTCACCCAGCGTCTCGAGCACCTGGTCGAGCACGGCGTGCTGACCAGGGAGCCCTATCAGGACAATCCGGTTCGCTACGACTACCGGTTGACCGCGAAAGGCCGCTCGCTGTGGCTGGTCGTCACCGCGATGCGTCAGTGGGGCGACGAATGGGCCGCCCCGGACGGCCCTCCGGTGCAGACGAGGCACGCCATGTGCGGGAACCTCGCGACCGTCGAGCCGGTGTGCTCGGAGTGCGGCGAGCGCATCGCCCCGCGTGACCTCCGTTCGGTTCTCGGCCCCGGCGCCAAGGATCCTTCCCTGCTGCCGTCCGGCTGA
- a CDS encoding M56 family metallopeptidase, with protein MLYGSVVATFGPPVLRGLTHRGIAPRLGVIAWVVAIVGALSAWGIAATLVTIEFATYWGHPKDALRACVSFLWTPMHVHGAAATRAATFAVAALVATGTVALVARAVGVVLNMRRRTDAHARAVRLVGRPVAGIGAVVLDSPQRQVYCVPGRPDTIVVTSAALDALDDDQLAAVLAHERAHLSGRHAALTAVLRAVATTLPGLRLFTAGAAETARLLEMCADDKAADEHGSLPLLGGLLAIVGITEPAPPGALAAAGTAVLARAERLADPVGAIRRATTRTALLGVIAMTVAGSALAAATVAGLGTLLS; from the coding sequence ATGCTGTACGGCAGCGTCGTGGCGACCTTCGGTCCGCCCGTGCTTCGCGGTCTGACCCATCGCGGCATCGCGCCCCGGCTGGGTGTGATCGCCTGGGTGGTCGCGATCGTCGGCGCGCTGAGCGCCTGGGGGATCGCGGCGACATTGGTCACCATCGAGTTCGCCACCTACTGGGGACATCCGAAGGACGCGCTGCGCGCCTGCGTCTCGTTCCTGTGGACCCCGATGCACGTACACGGCGCCGCGGCCACCCGGGCGGCCACTTTCGCGGTGGCGGCGCTGGTCGCCACCGGCACGGTCGCGCTGGTGGCGCGCGCGGTCGGTGTCGTGCTGAACATGCGCAGGCGCACCGACGCCCATGCCAGGGCGGTCCGGCTGGTCGGCAGGCCGGTGGCGGGCATCGGGGCGGTCGTGCTCGATTCGCCGCAGCGCCAGGTGTATTGCGTGCCGGGGCGGCCCGACACCATCGTCGTCACCTCCGCCGCGCTGGACGCGCTGGACGACGATCAACTGGCCGCGGTGCTCGCGCACGAACGCGCGCACCTGTCCGGCAGGCACGCTGCGCTGACCGCGGTGCTGCGCGCGGTGGCCACCACGCTTCCCGGCTTGCGATTGTTCACCGCCGGAGCGGCCGAGACCGCCCGGCTGCTCGAGATGTGCGCCGACGACAAGGCCGCCGACGAGCACGGTTCGCTGCCGCTGCTCGGCGGGCTGCTGGCGATCGTCGGCATCACCGAGCCCGCGCCGCCGGGCGCGCTGGCCGCTGCGGGTACCGCGGTGCTGGCCCGCGCCGAGCGGCTGGCCGACCCGGTCGGCGCGATCCGGCGCGCCACCACCCGCACCGCCCTGCTCGGCGTGATCGCGATGACGGTGGCCGGGTCGGCACTGGCGGCCGCGACGGTCGCCGGTCTCGGCACGCTGCTGAGCTGA
- a CDS encoding NUDIX domain-containing protein — protein sequence MADGQGRQLIDTVAWVRIEDGRILCARPRGKDVFYIPGGKREGGETDLQTLLREIEEELTVALLPETAAHVGTYEALHGPADAVVVRMSCYTADYRGTLVASSEIEEVAWFGYADRALVPPVDQLLFDDLVHAGLLR from the coding sequence GTGGCGGACGGGCAAGGGCGGCAGCTGATCGACACGGTGGCATGGGTGCGCATCGAGGACGGACGGATCCTCTGCGCCAGACCGCGCGGCAAGGACGTCTTCTACATCCCGGGCGGCAAGCGCGAAGGCGGCGAGACCGATCTGCAGACCCTGCTGCGCGAGATCGAGGAGGAACTCACCGTGGCCCTGCTGCCGGAGACCGCCGCGCACGTCGGCACCTACGAGGCGCTGCACGGCCCAGCCGACGCGGTGGTGGTCCGGATGAGTTGCTACACCGCGGATTACCGTGGAACGCTCGTCGCGAGCAGTGAGATCGAAGAGGTCGCGTGGTTCGGCTACGCCGACCGCGCACTCGTTCCCCCGGTCGACCAGTTGTTGTTCGACGATCTGGTGCACGCGGGCCTGCTGCGGTGA
- a CDS encoding winged helix DNA-binding domain-containing protein — translation MRVTWDQVFAWRLCRQHVLSRADEGAVAIAERLCGVQAQVTSAAELAVALRSTKPDPGGLVRALADGTLMKTWAMRGTLHALTPNLAAANLSLVASARTWEKPAWQRTFGASPTEVAALAEAVAEVLAAAVLTREELVEALVSAPQFHRLGAELRSGWGALLKPLAWQGALCHGPARGTKVTFTSPAHLVRDWSGLPEPDDAAPTAILAYLGAYGPATPETFDAWLTRNSLRKTTVRRWFADLGELLTEVDVEGRRAFLPTDQAAALAAAAPSAAVHLLGAFDQYVLGPGTGDTVLLPAAHRAKVSRTAGWISPIVVVNGRIAGVWELAEDAVEITMFDDAPLPKQGLDAAVAHVALATGRETLTVRAA, via the coding sequence GTGCGAGTCACCTGGGATCAAGTCTTCGCTTGGCGGCTGTGTCGTCAGCATGTCCTGTCCCGCGCGGACGAGGGCGCGGTAGCGATCGCCGAGCGTTTGTGCGGCGTGCAGGCCCAGGTCACTTCGGCGGCGGAACTGGCGGTCGCGCTGCGCAGCACGAAGCCGGACCCGGGTGGGCTGGTCCGTGCGCTGGCCGACGGCACGCTGATGAAGACCTGGGCGATGCGCGGCACCCTGCACGCGCTGACTCCGAACCTGGCCGCCGCGAACCTTTCGCTCGTCGCCTCCGCGCGCACCTGGGAGAAGCCCGCCTGGCAGCGGACCTTCGGGGCCTCTCCCACGGAGGTCGCGGCACTGGCGGAGGCGGTCGCGGAGGTGCTCGCCGCCGCGGTGCTCACCCGAGAGGAACTGGTCGAAGCCCTCGTGTCCGCGCCGCAATTCCATCGGCTCGGTGCGGAATTGCGCTCCGGCTGGGGTGCGCTGCTCAAGCCGCTGGCCTGGCAAGGGGCGTTGTGCCACGGCCCGGCGCGCGGAACCAAAGTAACGTTCACCAGCCCCGCGCACCTGGTACGCGACTGGTCCGGCCTGCCCGAACCGGATGACGCGGCGCCGACGGCGATCCTCGCCTATCTCGGCGCGTACGGCCCGGCGACACCGGAGACATTCGACGCCTGGCTCACCCGCAACAGCCTGCGCAAGACCACGGTGCGGCGCTGGTTCGCCGACCTGGGTGAACTGCTCACCGAAGTGGACGTGGAGGGTCGGCGCGCCTTCCTGCCGACCGATCAGGCCGCCGCCTTGGCCGCCGCCGCGCCGAGCGCGGCGGTCCACCTGCTCGGAGCCTTCGACCAGTACGTGCTGGGGCCCGGTACCGGCGACACCGTCCTGCTGCCCGCCGCCCACCGCGCGAAGGTGAGCCGGACCGCGGGCTGGATCTCGCCCATCGTCGTTGTGAACGGACGCATCGCGGGCGTCTGGGAGCTCGCCGAGGACGCCGTGGAGATCACCATGTTCGACGACGCGCCGTTACCGAAGCAGGGGCTGGACGCTGCGGTCGCGCACGTCGCGCTGGCGACAGGGCGCGAGACCCTCACGGTGCGGGCTGCGTAG
- a CDS encoding ATP-binding cassette domain-containing protein: protein MNDFAVLAEGLEKRYGDKRALDGFDLTVRRGTVHGLLGPNGAGKTTAVRILSTLIRLDGGRAEVAGLDVARDPREVRARIGLTGQYAAVDEVLTGRQNLEMFGRLFHLGGRRAEQRATELLERFDLTEAGDRGVGKYSGGMRRRLDLAASMILAPDVLFLDEPTTGLDPRSRGEVWASVRALVADGTTVLLTTQYLEEADKLASRITVIDQGRAIADDTPDGLKSTVGGDRIEVVAADVADLPAVAKVVARVCDGEPDIDDVERRVSAAVTDRVAALTEVARTLQDEGVDVEDIGLRRPSLDDVFLQLTGHRTTAEEAA, encoded by the coding sequence GTGAACGATTTCGCGGTCCTTGCCGAAGGACTGGAGAAGAGATACGGGGACAAGCGTGCCCTGGACGGATTCGACCTGACCGTGCGGCGCGGCACGGTGCACGGCCTGCTCGGGCCCAACGGCGCGGGCAAGACCACCGCGGTGCGCATTCTCTCGACGCTGATCCGGCTGGACGGCGGCCGCGCCGAAGTGGCCGGTCTGGATGTCGCTCGCGATCCGCGCGAGGTGCGCGCCCGCATCGGGCTGACCGGCCAGTACGCGGCCGTGGACGAAGTGCTCACCGGACGCCAGAACCTGGAGATGTTCGGCAGGTTGTTCCATCTCGGTGGCCGGCGCGCCGAACAGCGGGCCACCGAACTGCTGGAGCGCTTCGACCTGACCGAGGCCGGTGACCGAGGCGTCGGCAAGTACAGCGGCGGCATGCGCCGCAGGCTCGATCTGGCGGCCTCGATGATCCTGGCGCCGGACGTGCTGTTCCTCGACGAGCCCACGACCGGACTCGACCCGCGCAGTCGCGGCGAGGTCTGGGCGTCGGTGCGCGCGTTGGTCGCCGATGGCACCACGGTCCTGCTGACGACGCAGTATCTGGAGGAGGCGGACAAGCTCGCCTCCCGCATCACCGTCATCGATCAGGGACGCGCCATCGCCGACGACACCCCGGACGGGTTGAAGAGCACCGTGGGCGGAGACCGGATCGAGGTCGTTGCCGCGGACGTCGCCGACCTGCCCGCGGTCGCCAAAGTGGTGGCCCGGGTGTGCGACGGCGAGCCGGACATCGACGACGTCGAACGGCGGGTCTCGGCGGCGGTCACCGATCGTGTCGCCGCGCTCACCGAGGTCGCGCGCACCCTGCAGGACGAAGGCGTCGACGTGGAGGACATCGGTCTGCGCAGACCGAGCCTCGACGACGTCTTCCTGCAGTTGACCGGACACCGCACCACCGCAGAGGAGGCGGCCTGA